The Streptomyces sp. NBC_00162 sequence TCGACGACGTCGTAGACGGTGACCGCTCCGCCGCTGCGGATCCGGGCGATGGCCTTGGCCTCGCGGAGGGTACGGGTGATGAGGCGCCGCTTCTCGTCCTCGTCCACACCGCTGCCGAACCGGAGTTCCTTGACGGCGACCGTCCGGCCCAGGGTCTCGTCCTCGGCCCGCCAGACGGTACCCATCCCGCCCTTGCCGAGCACGGCCCCCAGCCGGTACCGCCCGGCCAGCAGCCGCCCCTTGTCCTGGCCGGTCCCGGCCGACTTGGCGGCCTCGGCCCTGGCCTTGACCTCGGCGGCCACGGCATCGGCCTTCTCCACCACGGGATTGACGGGCTTTGCCAGGTCAGCCTTGGCCGCTGCGGGCTTCGCGTCCTCGGGCTCGGCCGTCACCGCAGGCGCAGGCTCCGCCTTCGCGGCAGGCTCCGGCTTCGCCGCGGGCTCCGGCTTCGCCGCAGGCACGGCCTCGGCGTTGGCCGGCTCGGGCTCCGATTCCGGCTCCACGACAGCGGGCTTCGCATCTTCCGGCTCAGCCGTAGGCGCCCCGGCAGGTGACTCGGTGTGCTCCGGCTTCGACATGCGTCCCCTCTGCGATCGTGCCGCTGCTCCGCCTGCCCCGACGGCCGGCCAACTCGGCGGCCGAGCGACCCGGCGGCCGGGGTCCGCGTAACCCACCCCGGCAGAACCTTCATTGTTCCTCACTCCGCAACGGACGGGCGCCCCGGGTCCGCGGTTCCCCCTTCCGCATCCCGGAGTTACAACGGAACGATGTCGGGCGCCCCCAGCCGCGCCGCGTCCGCCGTCTGGTCGTCAGGCTGGCGCTGCGATTCCCGCTCCGCTTGTACCCGCTTCTCGTAGTGCTCCACTTCTTTCTCGATCTGCTGCTTGTCCCACCCCAGCACCGGCGCCATCAACTCCGCGCACTCCCGCGCCGACCGCGTCCCCCGGTCGAAGGTCTCGATCGAGATCCGCGTCCGCCGCGTCAGCACGTCGTCCAGGTGCCGCGCCCCCTCGTGCGAGGCGGCGTATACGATCTCGGCCCGCAGGTAGTCCTCCGCCCCGGTGACCGGCTCACCCAGCCCCGGATCGGCGGCGATCATGTCCAGCAGCTCCTCCGTCAGCGACCCGAACCGGTTCAACAGGTGCTCCACCCGCACCACGTGAAGACCCGTCCGGGCGGCCATCCTCGCCCGTGCGTTCCACAGCGCCCGGTACCCCTCCGCGCCCACCAGCGGCACGTCCTCCGTAACGCACTCCGCCACCCGCTGGTCCAGCCCGTGCACCGCCTCGTCGACCGCGTCCTTGGCCATGACCCGGTACGTCGTGTACTTGCCGCCCGCCACCACCACCAGCCCCGGCACCGGGTGCGCCACCGTGTGCTCGCGCGACAGCTTGCTCGTCGCGTCCGACTCCCCGGCCAGCAGGGGCCGCAGGCCCGCGTACACGCCCTGGACGTCGTCCCGCGTCAGCGGCACCGCCAGCACCGAGTTCACGTGCTCCAGCAGGTAGTCGATGTCCGCGCTCGACGCCGCCGGATGCGCCTTGTCCAGGTCCCAGTCGGTGTCCGTGGTCCCCACGATCCAGTGCCGCCCCCACGGGATGACGAACAGCACCGACTTCTCGGTCCGCAGGATCAGCCCGGTGCTCGAATGGATTCGGTCCTTCGGTACGACCAGATGGATGCCCTTCGACGCCCGTACGTGGAACTGCCCGCGCTCCCCGATCAGCGCCTGGGTGTCGTCCGTCCACACCCCGGTCGCGTTCACGACCTGCTTCGCGCGGATCTCGTACTCCCCGCCGCCCTCCACGTCCCGCACCCGCGCGCCGACCACCCGTTCGCCCTCACGGAGGAAGCCGATCACTCTCGCCCGGTTGGCGCATTGCGCCCCGTACGCCGCGGCCGTCCGGACCAGGGTCGCCACGTACCGCGCGTCGTCCATCTGGGCGTCGTAGTACTGCAGGGCGCCCACCAGCGCGTCCTTGCGCAGCGCCGGGGCCACCCGCAGCGCGCGCTTGCGCGAGAGGTGCCGGTGCACCGGCAGCCCCCGGCCGTGCCCGCTGGAGATCGACATCGCGTCGTAGAGCGCCACGCCCGAGCCCGCGTACCACCGCTCCCAGCCCTTGTGCTGCAAGGGGTACAGGAACGGCACCGGCTTCACCAGGTGCGGTGCGAGGCGCTCCAGCAGCAGGCCGCGCTCCTTCAGCGCCTCCCGCACGAGGGCGAAGTCGAGCATCTCCAGATACCGCAGGCCGCCGTGGATGAGCTTGCTCGACCTGCTGGAGGTGCCCGACGCCCAGTCCCGCGCCTCCACCAGGCCGGTCGACAGGCCTCTGGTCGCCGCGTCGAGCGCGGTGCCGGCGCCGACCACGCCCGCGCCCACGACCAGTACGTCCAGCTCCCGCTCGGCCATCCGGGCGAGGGCCTCGGCGCGCTGCGCCGGTCCCAGTGTCGCTGTCCTCACGGCTGCCTCCCGTTGGTGCGGGTGCTCCCCGCGTCGTGCGGGTGATCCCGCTCACATCCCCGTTTCATGATTCTGACCGCCCGCACCCACATCAGCCACCGCCTGTGGACAACACAACGGCGACCACCACCCCAGAATGCGACATATCTGTCATATATACGCCTAGTCTGACATTGCGCCAGCTCCCTCCGGGCTTTCCCTGTCCACAGGACTTGCGCGCGCATCCCCCTCATGTCAGGGAAGGGACGGCACCCCCATGCCCGCAGACCTCGCCGTCATCGGACTCGGCCATCTCGGCCTCCCCCTCGCCCAGGCGGCCGTCGCCGCCCGGATCGAGACGGTCGGCTATGACAGCGGTCCGGTCACGGACTCCACCCTCACCGCCGCCGAGATCCGCCGCATGTCGGCGGCCGGCTTCCGGGTCACCACCAACCCCGCCGAGCTCGGCCGGGTCCGTACCGCCGTCATCTGCGCCCCCACCCAGCTCGGCGCCGACCGCGCACTGGACCTGTCCGCCGTCGGCGAGGCCGGCCAGGCGCTCGCCGCCCGGCTGCGCCCGCACACCACCGTGATCCTCGAATCCGCCGTCCACCCGGGCGTCACCGAGGAGTACCTGCGCCCGATCCTCGAAGCGGGCTCCGGGCTCCGGGCCGGCCGGGACTTCCACCTGGCCTACTCCCCCAGCCGCCACGACCCGGGCAACCGCACGCACGGCATCGCCAACACCCCCAAGGTGATCGGCGGCCTCACCCCCGCCTGCACGGAGAGCGCGCACGCCTTCTACGCCCGCCTCACCGAGAAGGTGGTCCGGGCCCGCGGCCTGCGCGAGGCCGAGACCGTACAGCTCCTGGAGACCAACTACCGGCACGTCAACATCGCCCTGATGAACGAGATGGCGGTGCTCTGCCACGACCTCGGCGTCGACCTGTGGGACGTCATCCGCTGCGCCGAGACCAAGCCGTACGGTTTCCAGGCGTTCCGCCCCGGCCCGGGGGTCGGCGGCCACGGGGTCCCCCTGGACCCGAACTACCTCCCCCACACCACCCGCACCCCCGGCCACCCCCTGCGCATGATCGGCCTGGCCCAGGAAATCAACAACCGGATGCCGCAGTACGTCATCCAGCGGTCCGCCACCCTGCTGAACGAGCACGGCAAATCCGCCCGCGGCGCCCGCGTCCTCCTCCTCGGCGTCACCTACAAGCCCGACCTCGCCGACCAGGAGGGCTCTCCGGCGCGCGAGATCGCCAGCCGCCTCCTCGACCTGGGGGCGCTCGTCAGCTACCACGACCCGTTCATCACGGGCTGGCGGGTCAGGGACCAGCCGGTCCCCCGGGCCGATTCCCTGTACGAGGCCGCCGCCAACGCGGACCTGACGATCCTGCTCCAGCACCACCGCACCTACGACCTGCAAGGCCTGGCGGTGAAGGCCCAGTTGCTCCTGGACACCCGCGGCGCCAGCCCGGCGGGCGCGGCCCACCGGCTCTGAGCCCGGAAATTCCCCCTCACGGATGTCGTTCCCGCCTGCTAGCCTGCGGCGTCACTTATCTCGCACTTACGCCCTCCGGGCGTTCGCATGCCCGAATCCCTGGGGGGGATTTCCCAATGAGCCAGAACTTCCAGCCGCCGGCGCCCGACTCCGTCACCGAGGCCCCGGCCGCCCCGGCCCCGGCCCGCACCGGCAACCTCGGTCTCGGCATCGTCGCCGCCGTCGTCGCGGCCCTGGTCGCGGCCGGCGCCTACGGCGGCATCATGAACGCCATCGACCGCGAGGTCGGCTACGCCGCGGCCGGTGTCGGCCTCCTCGTCGGCCTCGCCGCCGGCAAGCTCGGCGGCCGCAACCCGGTCCTGCCCGTCGTCGCCGCCGTCCTCTCGCTCGGCGCCGTCTACCTCGGCCAGCTCTTCTTCATCGCGCTCGTGCTGGCCGACTACGGCAGCGTCGGCGTGGGCGAGGTCATCAGCGAGGCGGGCATCGGCGGCCTGAACGACCTCTGGAAGGAGAGCATGGACGCGATGTCCTTCCTCTTCCTCGCGATCGGCGGCTTCGTCGCCTTCGGCTCGGCCAAGAAGGTCAGCGACTGACCCGGCGCCACCACGTACGCCGGAGGGCCGACACCCCACTCGGGGTGCCGGCCCTCCGGCGTTGCCACGGGAACCGTCAGCGGCTGTGCTGCGAGTCCGCGACCGTGACCTCGACCCGCTGGAACTCCTTGAGCTCGCTGTAGCCGGTGGTGGCCATCGAGCGGCGCAGCGCGCCGAAGATGTTCATCGAGCCGTCCGGGGTGTGCGACGGACCGGTGAGGATCTCCTCAGTGGTGCCGACCGTGCCCAGGTCCACCTTCTTGCCGCGCGGCACGTCCTCGTGAACGGCCTCCATGCCCCAGTGGTTGCCCTTGCCGGGCGCGTCGGTGGCGCGGGCCAGCGGGGAGCCCATCATCACGGCGTCGGCGCCGCAGGCGACGGCCTTCGGGATGTCGCCCGACCAGCCCACGCCGCCGTCGGCGATGACGTGCACGTAGCGGCCGCCGGACTCGTCCATGTAGTCGCGGCGGGCCGCGGCCACGTCCGCGACGGCGGTCGCCATCGGGACCTGGATGCCGAGCACGTTGCGCGTGGTGTGCGCGGCGCCGCCGCCGAAGCCGACCAGGACGCCCGCGGCGCCGGTGCGCATCAGGTGCAGGGCCGCCGTGTAGGTGGCGCAGCCGCCCACGATGACCGGGACGTCGAGCTCGTAGATGAACTGCTTGAGGTTCAGCGGCTCGGCGGCGCCGGAGACGTGCTCCGCCGACACGGTGGTGCCGCGGATCACGAAGATGTCCACGCCCGCGTCCACGACGGCCTTGGAGAACTCGGCGGTGCGCTGCGGGGACAGTGCGGCGGCGGTGACGACGCCGGAGTCGCGCACCTCCTTGATGCGCTGCCGGATCAGGTCCGCCTGGATCGGGGCGGAGTAGATCTCCTGGAGACGGCGGGTGGCGGACTGCTCGTCCAGCTCCGTGATCTCGTCGAGCAGCGGCTGCGGGTCCTCGTACCGGGTCCACAGGCCTTCGAGGTTCAGCACGCCGAGGCCGCCGAGCTCGCCGATGCGGATCGCGGTCTGCGGGGAGACGACCGAGTCCATGGGGGCGGCCAGGAAGGGGAGCTCGAAGCGGTACGCGTCGATCTGCCAGGCGATCGAGACCTCCTTCGGGTCCCGGGTACGCCGGCTCGGGACGATGGCGATGTCGTCGAACGCGTACGCCCTGCGGCCGCGCTTGCCGCGCCCGATCTCGATCTCAGTCACGTGTGGTGGCCTTTCCTCTGGGTCTGCCCGTCCAGTATCCCCGAACCCCGGGGGCCCGCGTTCCGGTGACCGCTGTACGGACGACTGCGGCATTTCACGAGGGGCGGGCACGGCGAAGGGGCGGGCCCGGACGGGCCCGCCCCTCACGCGGTCATTCTGTTCAGCCCTTGCGGCTGTAGTTCGGTGCTTCCACCGTCATCTGGATGTCGTGCGGGTGGCTCTCCTTGAGGCCCGCCGAGGTGATCCGGACGAAGCGGCCCCGGTCCTGCAGCTCGGGGACGGTGCGGCCGCCGACGTAGAACATCGACTGGCGCAGGCCGCCGACGAGCTGGTGCACGACCGCGGAAAGCGGGCCGCGGTAGGGCACCTGGCCCTCGATGCCCTCGGGGATGAGCTTGTCGTCGCCGCCCACGCCCTCCTGGAAGTAGCGGTCCTTGGAGAAGGAGCGCTGGTCGCCGCGGGACTGCATCGCGCCGAGCGAGCCCATGCCGCGGTACGACTTGAACTGCTTGCCGTTGATGAAGAGCAGCTCGCCCGGGGACTCCTCGCAGCCCGCGAGCAGCGAGCCGAGCATCACCGTGTCGGCGCCCGCGACCAGGGCCTTCGCGATGTCGCCGGAGTACTGCAGGCCGCCGTCGCCGATGACCGGGACGCCCGCGGCCTTGGCGGCCAGCGAGGCCTCGTAGATCGCGGTGACCTGCGGGACGCCGATGCCGGCGACGACGCGGGTGGTGCAGATGGAGCCGGGGCCGACGCCGACCTTGATGCCGTCGCAGCCGGCGTCGATCAGCGACTGGGCGCCGTCGCGGGTGGCGACGTTGCCGCCGATGACGTCGACGGAGGAGTTCGACTTGATCTTGGCGACCATGTCGCCGACCAGGCGGGAGTGGCCGTGGGCGGTGTCGACGACGATGAAGTCGGCGCCCGCCTCGATCAGCGCCTGGGCGCGGTCGTACGCGTCACCGGCGACGCCGACGGCCGCGCCGACGAGCAGCCGGCCGCCCTTGTCCTTGGCGGCGTTCGGGTACTTCTCGGCCTTGACGAAGTCCTTGACCGTGATGAGGCCCTTGAGGATGCCCGCGTCGTCGACCAGCGGAAGCTTCTCGATCTTGTGGCGGCGCAGCAGTTCCATGGCGTCGACGCCGGAGATGCCGACCTTGCCCGTGACCAGCGGCATCGGGGTCATGACCTCGCGCACCTGGCGGGTGCGGTCCGACTCGAAGGCCATGTCGCGGTTGGTGACGATGCCGAGCAGCTTGCCCGCCGGGTCGGTGACCGGGACGCCGGAGATGCGGAACTTCGCGCACAGCTCGTCGGCCTCGCGCAGCGTCGCGTCCGGGTGCACCGTGATCGGGTCGGTGACCATGCCGGACTCGGAGCGCTTGACCAGGTCGACCTGGTTGGCCTGGTCGGCGATGGAGAGGTTGCGGTGCAGTACGCCGACGCCGCCCTGGCGGGCCATCGCGATGGCCATGCGGGCCTCGGTGACCTTGTCCATGGCGGCGGACAGCAGCGGAACGTTCACCCGGACGTTGCGCGAGATGAGGGAAGAGGTGTCGATCGCATCAGGCGACATGTCCGACGCGCCCGGCAGCAGCAGCACGTCGTCGTAGGTCAGTCCGAGCGTGGCGAATTTGTCGGGCACTCCGTCGGCAGTCATGACACCTTCCCAAATGGTCTTGCTCAGCGCGGATGTCCATGCTAACGGGATCCCGAAGCGTCTCATTCCACGAGCAAGGCCTATCGAAAGTTTCGTCGCTTCCTACGACGAGCCGTCCGGCCGTTCCTACTGCTCGGCCAGCGCGCGCAGCCGGCTGAGGGCACGGTGCTGGGCCACCCGCACCGCCCCGGGGGACATCCCGAGCATCTGCCCGGTCTCCTCCGCGGTCAGCCCGACGGCCACCCGCAGGACGAGGAGCTCGCGCTGGTTCTCCGGCAGATTGGCCAGGAGTTTCTTGGCCCAGGCCGCG is a genomic window containing:
- a CDS encoding glycerol-3-phosphate dehydrogenase/oxidase produces the protein MRTATLGPAQRAEALARMAERELDVLVVGAGVVGAGTALDAATRGLSTGLVEARDWASGTSSRSSKLIHGGLRYLEMLDFALVREALKERGLLLERLAPHLVKPVPFLYPLQHKGWERWYAGSGVALYDAMSISSGHGRGLPVHRHLSRKRALRVAPALRKDALVGALQYYDAQMDDARYVATLVRTAAAYGAQCANRARVIGFLREGERVVGARVRDVEGGGEYEIRAKQVVNATGVWTDDTQALIGERGQFHVRASKGIHLVVPKDRIHSSTGLILRTEKSVLFVIPWGRHWIVGTTDTDWDLDKAHPAASSADIDYLLEHVNSVLAVPLTRDDVQGVYAGLRPLLAGESDATSKLSREHTVAHPVPGLVVVAGGKYTTYRVMAKDAVDEAVHGLDQRVAECVTEDVPLVGAEGYRALWNARARMAARTGLHVVRVEHLLNRFGSLTEELLDMIAADPGLGEPVTGAEDYLRAEIVYAASHEGARHLDDVLTRRTRISIETFDRGTRSARECAELMAPVLGWDKQQIEKEVEHYEKRVQAERESQRQPDDQTADAARLGAPDIVPL
- a CDS encoding nucleotide sugar dehydrogenase — translated: MPADLAVIGLGHLGLPLAQAAVAARIETVGYDSGPVTDSTLTAAEIRRMSAAGFRVTTNPAELGRVRTAVICAPTQLGADRALDLSAVGEAGQALAARLRPHTTVILESAVHPGVTEEYLRPILEAGSGLRAGRDFHLAYSPSRHDPGNRTHGIANTPKVIGGLTPACTESAHAFYARLTEKVVRARGLREAETVQLLETNYRHVNIALMNEMAVLCHDLGVDLWDVIRCAETKPYGFQAFRPGPGVGGHGVPLDPNYLPHTTRTPGHPLRMIGLAQEINNRMPQYVIQRSATLLNEHGKSARGARVLLLGVTYKPDLADQEGSPAREIASRLLDLGALVSYHDPFITGWRVRDQPVPRADSLYEAAANADLTILLQHHRTYDLQGLAVKAQLLLDTRGASPAGAAHRL
- a CDS encoding GuaB3 family IMP dehydrogenase-related protein; the protein is MTEIEIGRGKRGRRAYAFDDIAIVPSRRTRDPKEVSIAWQIDAYRFELPFLAAPMDSVVSPQTAIRIGELGGLGVLNLEGLWTRYEDPQPLLDEITELDEQSATRRLQEIYSAPIQADLIRQRIKEVRDSGVVTAAALSPQRTAEFSKAVVDAGVDIFVIRGTTVSAEHVSGAAEPLNLKQFIYELDVPVIVGGCATYTAALHLMRTGAAGVLVGFGGGAAHTTRNVLGIQVPMATAVADVAAARRDYMDESGGRYVHVIADGGVGWSGDIPKAVACGADAVMMGSPLARATDAPGKGNHWGMEAVHEDVPRGKKVDLGTVGTTEEILTGPSHTPDGSMNIFGALRRSMATTGYSELKEFQRVEVTVADSQHSR
- the guaB gene encoding IMP dehydrogenase — protein: MTADGVPDKFATLGLTYDDVLLLPGASDMSPDAIDTSSLISRNVRVNVPLLSAAMDKVTEARMAIAMARQGGVGVLHRNLSIADQANQVDLVKRSESGMVTDPITVHPDATLREADELCAKFRISGVPVTDPAGKLLGIVTNRDMAFESDRTRQVREVMTPMPLVTGKVGISGVDAMELLRRHKIEKLPLVDDAGILKGLITVKDFVKAEKYPNAAKDKGGRLLVGAAVGVAGDAYDRAQALIEAGADFIVVDTAHGHSRLVGDMVAKIKSNSSVDVIGGNVATRDGAQSLIDAGCDGIKVGVGPGSICTTRVVAGIGVPQVTAIYEASLAAKAAGVPVIGDGGLQYSGDIAKALVAGADTVMLGSLLAGCEESPGELLFINGKQFKSYRGMGSLGAMQSRGDQRSFSKDRYFQEGVGGDDKLIPEGIEGQVPYRGPLSAVVHQLVGGLRQSMFYVGGRTVPELQDRGRFVRITSAGLKESHPHDIQMTVEAPNYSRKG